One Prunus dulcis chromosome 7, ALMONDv2, whole genome shotgun sequence DNA segment encodes these proteins:
- the LOC117633641 gene encoding histone acetyltransferase KAT6B-like — MASSCLSTLGSVPPSWSGWSSWRKQFPLASASSSSSSSASWFDSRRLRRTQVVCMAPDEEKLTRRNPLDFPIEWERPKPGRRPDIFPQFSPMKTPLPPPMPYDPPEEDEDEEEKKEEEEEEQEQEEESPEKIDPDKNNI; from the exons ATGGCGTCGAGCTGCCTCTCAACGCTGGGTAGTGTACCTCCTTCTTGGAGTGGTTGGTCGAGTTGGAGAAAGCAATTTCCTTTAGCCTCAGCAAGCTCGTCATCTTCATCCTCTGCTTCATGGTTCGATTCTCGACGGCTTCGGAGGACCCAGGTGGTGTGTATGGCCCCAGATGAGGAGAAACTCACTCGCCGCAACCCTCTCGATTTCCCAATT GAGTGGGAGAGGCCTAAGCCAGGGCGTAGACCTGACATCTTCCCCCAGTTCAGTCCTATGAAAACACCTTTGCCACCTCCAATGCCATATGACCCTCCCGAAGAAGACGAAGacgaggaggagaagaaggaggaagaagaagaggagcaAGAGCAAGAGGAGGAATCTCCTGAGAAGATTGACCCAGATAAGAACAATATTTAA
- the LOC117633622 gene encoding uncharacterized protein LOC117633622 produces the protein MAQAARLNLRLQKELKLLLTDPPPGASFPLLSSSSSLTTIDAQIKGPEGTVYAEGLFKIKIQVPERYPFQPPSVTFATPIYHPNIDNGGRICLDILNLPPKGAWQPSLNISTVLTSIGLLLSEPNPDDGLMCEASREFKYNRQAFDQKARSMTQKYATGNVCDTQFHSNANPITVQLEVETTKHEPKHEADEFVVSDKKVIWGSRKLSLEASGQTKKRDANEEGNPVPKDQLFLSDFGNQIEEEGTEKAVKDTLDKCNQSQEKKLCGSRRKLSLESLGQFQKKSDNDMENEVPYNHRSSLKPQSLPVPSSGSLVPQSGNSHKQGLHQSQESKLADDNIGMRSKRVRKFGNNLSLGSLNTSKMIDENIVIPQLSPSRSHCNALSEPLPMAPALGSVTKLQPHKDLVDGIGNGFIGTSCKKLWLGFRGLSESHGKVDKENVAPQVTENSDAVSKNGGINVSYTKCGIDQLEAKNSGNMLPLSQKSVSSYPSKSVPKQEQNLRWDEKQQSKQGYNCEITKVIKQKESEGPAISESEAVIVLDSESSDEERRIPPRSKSLLARKRMGKWRIRS, from the exons ATGGCTCAAGCTGCGAGGCTCAACCTCCGATTGCAGAAGGAGCTCAAGCTCCTCCTCACCGACCCTCCTCCGGGTGCTTCTTTccctctcctctcttcctcttcatccCTAACAACCATCGACGCCC AAATTAAAGGCCCAGAAGGAACTGTGTACGCCGAAGGTCTATTCAAAATTAAGATTCAAGTACCCGAGAG gtACCCGTTTCAGCCTCCAAGCGTGACCTTTGCTACGCCGATTTACCACCCGAATATCGACAACGGAGGCCGAATTTGCCTCGACATTCTCAATCTTCCTCCGAAG GGGGCGTGGCAACCGTCATTGAACATTTCAACCGTGCTTACAAGCATTGGATTGTTATTGAGTGAGCCCAATCCTGATGATGGCCTGATGTGTGAAGCG AGTAGGGAGTTTAAATACAACAGACAAGCTTTTGACCAGAAAGCTCGATCTATGACTCAGAAATATGCTACTGGGAATGTTTGTGACACTCAATTTCACAGCAATGCAAATCCAATCACA GTGCAGCTGGAGGTTGAAACAACAAAGCATGAGCCAAAACATGAAGCAGATGAGTTTGTTGTAAGTGATAAGAAGGTAATTTGGGGTAGCAGGAAGTTGTCATTGGAGGCTTCAGGCCAAACCAAGAAAAGGGATGCTAATGAGGAAGGGAATCCAGTCCCTAAGGACCAGCTCTTTCTCTCTGATTTTGGAAACCagatagaagaagaaggaacaGAAAAGGCAGTGAAAGATACCCTTGATAAATGCAATCAAAGTCAGGAGAAGAAGCTATGTGGGAGCAGAAGGAAGTTATCATTAGAATCCCTCGGCCAATTCCAGAAGAAAAGTGATAATGATATGGAGAATGAGGTGCCATATAATCATCGTTCATCACTCAAACCACAAAGCCTTCCTGTGCCCTCTTCAGGATCATTGGTGCCACAATCTGGAAACAGTCACAAGCAAGGGCTTCATCAGAGTCAAGAAAGTAAATTGGCAGATGACAACATAGGCATGAGATCAAAGAGGGTGCGTAAGTTTGGCAACAATCTGTCGTTGGGTTCTTTGAACACATCCAAAATGATTGATGAAAACATCGTTATCCCTCAACTGTCGCCCTCTCGGTCCCATTGCAATGCTTTGTCTGAGCCCTTGCCAATGGCGCCAGCCCTTGGCAGTGTCACCAAATTGCAACCACATAAAGATTTGGTTGATGGAATTGGAAATGGCTTCATTGGTACAAGTTGCAAGAAGCTTTGGCTGGGGTTTAGAGGCTTATCAGAGTCACATGGAAAGGTTGACAAGGAGAATGTGGCGCCACAGGTGACTGAGAATTCTGATGCAGTATCAAAGAATGGGGGTATAAATGTGAGTTATACAAAATGTGGGATAGATCAATTGGAAGCGAAGAATAGTGGAAACATGCTTCCACTGTCCCAGAAGAGTGTCTCTTCATATCCATCCAAGTCCGTTCCGAAGCAAGAACAAAACTTGAGGTGGGATGAGAAGCAGCAATCTAAACAAGGTTACAATTGCGAAATTACCAAAGTGATTAAACAAAAGGAATCAGAAGGACCAGCAATATCCGAGTCTGAGGCAGTAATTGTGTTGGATAGTGAAAGTAGTGATGAGGAAAGGCGAATACCTCCGAGGTCTAAATCACTGCTAGCAAGAAAGCGCATGGGAAAGTGGAGAATAAGAAGCTGA